A genome region from Panthera uncia isolate 11264 chromosome A3 unlocalized genomic scaffold, Puncia_PCG_1.0 HiC_scaffold_11, whole genome shotgun sequence includes the following:
- the BPIFB2 gene encoding BPI fold-containing family B member 2: MAPARRVGLLLSLLLPVVSASMPGTVVRLNRAVLSYVSEIGKAPLQQALNVTVPYFLEWNGEVHQPTRIQTLNIRVSHFHLKFVADFGVRLLVAANFTFKVFRVPEPLELMLPVVVLADAHVAQGSIGTPVVSISACFPLFSNASVSHGSSSVAPGPLALVQKHVRAVLRNKLCLSVSNLVQGLNVHLGTLIGLNPVGPESQIRYSMISVPNITKDYISLDINAVLFLLGKPIVLPVDATPFVLPLHVGANGTMATVGLSQDLFDSVLLLLQKAGALNLDITGQLESGDNLLNTSVLGQLIPEVARWFPKPMPVALKVQLGATPVVTLHTHNATLQLQPFVEVRAVASNSAFRSLFSFDMVVNLSLQLSVSKLKLRGTTSVLGDIQLAVASSNVGFIDTDQVHPLMDAVFKKPLLDHLNALLGMGIALPNVVNLHYVDTEVFVYEGYVVISSGLLYQR, translated from the exons ATGGCTCCGGCACGCAGGGTGGGCCTGCTGCTGTCCCTGCTGCTGCCTGTGGTCAGCGCCTCCATGCCGGGCACCGTGGTCAGACTCAACAGGGCCGTGCTGAGCTACG TGTCTGAAATTGGGAAAGCCCCGCTCCAGCAGGCCCTGAACGTCACAGTCCCGTATTTCCTGGAGTGGAATGGAGAGGTGCATCAGCCCACAAG GATCCAGACATTGAACATCCGTGTGTCTCACTTCCACCTGAAATTCGTTGCCGACTTCGGGGTGCGATTGTTGGTAGCAGCTAATTTTACTTTCAAGGTCTTTCG AGTCCCAGAGCCCCTGGAGCTGATGCTGCCCGTGGTAGTGCTGGCCGATGCCCATGTGGCCCAGGGCTCCATCGGGACCCCCGTGGTCAGCATCTCTGCCTGCTTCCCGCTCTTCAGCAACGCCAGTGTGTCCCATGGCAGTTCCAG CGTGGCCCCGGGGCCGCTGGCCCTGGTGCAGAAGCACGTCAGAGCTGTCCTGCGGAACAAG CTGTGCCTGAGTGTCTCCAACCTGGTGCAGGGCCTCAACGTCCACCTGGGCACTTTAATTG GCCTCAACCCTGTGGGTCCAGAGTCCCAGATTCGCTACTCCATGATCAGTGTGCCCAACATCACTAAGGACTACATTTCCTTGGATATCAAC GCCGTTCTCTTCCTACTGGGCAAGCCCATTGTCCTGCCCGTGGACGCCACCCCCTTTGTGCTGCCACTGCACGTGGGTGCCAATGGAACCATGGCAACCGTGGGTCTCTCCCAGGACCTGTTTGACTCTGTCCTCCTGCTGCTGCAGAAGGCTGGTGCCCTCAACCTGGACATCACAGGGCAGCTG GAGTCGGGTGACAACCTACTCAACACATCTGTGCTGGGCCAGCTCATCCCCGAG GTGGCCCGCTGGTTCCCCAAGCCCATGCCTGTGGCGCTCAAGGTGCAGCTGGGCGCCACGCCCGTGGTCACACTCCATACCCATAATGCCACGCTTCAGCTGCAGCCCTTCGTGGAGGTCCGGGCAGTGGCTTCCAACTCAGCTTTCCGGTCCCTTTTCTCCTTTGATATG GTTGTGAACCTGAGCCTCCAGCTCTCTGTGTCCAAGTTGAAGCTTCGGGGGACCACATCTGTGCTGGG GGATATCCAGCTCGCCGTGGCCTCTTCCAATGTGGGCTTCATTGAT ACAGATCAAGTGCACCCACTCATGGACGCCGTGTTCAAGAAGCCCCTGCTGGATCACCTCAACG CTCTCCTGGGAATGGGGATTGCCCTCCCCAACGTGGTCAACCTCCACTATGTCGACACTGAGGTCTTTGTCTATGAG GGCTACGTCGTGATATCCAGCGGACTCTTATACCAGCGCTGA
- the SUN5 gene encoding SUN domain-containing protein 5 — protein MPRSLRNPRDPCDPLENARPRRVTQRGRNTCRTAQDALPNASDAIVLPIRINAPALSLAQCVLACISWITCLACFLRTQAHQILFNNCRCRLLFQKLMEKTGVLILCAFGFWIFSMHVPSKMEVWQDDSIDSPLQSLRMYQEKVQHHSGEIQDLRGNMTQLIAKLQLMEAMSDEQKMAQKIMKMIQGDYIEKPDFALKSIGASIDFEQTSATYNYDKARSCWNWIRLWNYAQPPDVILEPNVTPGNCWAFSGDRGQVTIRMAQKVYLSNLTLQHIPKTISLSGNLDTAPKDFVIYGMEGSPKEEVFLGAFQFQPENIIQMFPLQNHPVRAFGAVKVKISSNWGNPRFTCLYRVRVHGSVTPPRQF, from the exons ATGCCACGGTCCTTGAGGAACCCCAGGGACCCGTGTGACCCGCTTGAGAATGCCAGACCCAGGAG GGTCACCCAAAGAGGCCGGAACACCTGTAGGACGGCTCAGGACGCCTTGCCAAACgcga GTGATGCCATAGTGTTGCCCATCCGCATCAACGCCCCGGCCCTGAGCCTGGCCCAGTGCGTGCTGGCCTGTATCT CCTGGATCACCTGCCTGGCCTGCTTCCTGAGGACTCAGGCTCACCAGATTCTGTTCAACAACTGCAG atGCAGGCTCCTCTTCCAGAAGCTCATGGAAAAGACAGGTGTTCTCATCCTCTGTGCTTTTG GATTCTGGATATTTTCTATGCACGTACCGTCTAAAATGGAAGTCTGGCAG GATGACAGCATAGATAGTCCACTGCAGAGCTTGAG AATGTACCAGGAGAAGGTGCAGCATCACTCTGGGGAAATCCAGGACCTCCGAGGTAACATGACCCAACTCATTGCCAAGCTCCAGTTGATGGAAGCCATGTCAGATGAG CAAAAAATGGcccagaaaataatgaagatgataCAAGGAGATTATATTGAAAAGCCAGACTTTGCCCTAAAGTCTATAG GGGCCTCCATCGACTTTGAGCAAACGTCTGCCACATACAACTACGACAAGGCTCGCTCCTGCTGGAACTGGATCCGGCTATGGAACTACGCGCAGCCCCCGGACGTGATCCTCGAG CCCAACGTGACACCCGGCAACTGCTGGGCCTTCTCGGGTGACCGAGGCCAGGTGACCATCCGAATGGCCCAGAAGGTCTACCTGTCCAACCTGACGCTGCAGCACATCCCCAAGACCATCTCACTGTCGGGCAACCTGGACACTGCTCCCAAGGACTTTGTCATTTAC GGCATGGAAGGCTCTCCCAAGGAGGAGGTGTTCCTGGGGGCGTTTCAGTTTCAGCCGGAAAACATCATCCAGATGTTCCCACTCCAG AACCACCCTGTCCGAGCTTTTGGTGCCGTCAAGGTGAAGATCTCAAGCAACTGGGGGAACCCACGCTTCACCTGCCTGTACCGAGTGCGCGTGCACGGCTCCGTGACCCCACCTCGACAGTTCTAG